Proteins from a genomic interval of Lycium ferocissimum isolate CSIRO_LF1 chromosome 2, AGI_CSIRO_Lferr_CH_V1, whole genome shotgun sequence:
- the LOC132047771 gene encoding uncharacterized protein LOC132047771 translates to PIHFTSNKQSKAKQSRNRVPSYHRNLVLLKAHQTITKMAGARKEMMIMNGTNMSRREGIWETNSKKRASKGNHSFGFSPLFLFYFLQQSPIEIESRERLSVLVDLGS, encoded by the exons CCCATTCATTTCACTTCCAACAAGCAAAGCAAAGCAAAGCAGAGCAGAAACAGAGTGCCTAGCTACCACAGGAATCTTGTACTACTAAAAGCACATCAGACAATTACAAAAATGGCCGGAGCAAGAAAAGAGATGATGATTATGAACGGAACAAACATGTCAAGAAGGGA AGGAATATGGGAGACCAATTCCAAAAAGAGGGCAAGTAAAGGCAACCATAGTTTTGGGTTTAGCCCACTCTTTCTCTTCTATTTTCTCCAACAATCGCCGATAGAGATTGAGTCAAGAGAGAGACTATCAGTTTTGGTAGATTTAGGATCTTGA
- the LOC132045856 gene encoding internal alternative NAD(P)H-ubiquinone oxidoreductase A2, mitochondrial-like, whose product MALVRAARSSLRRSGGAIGNYASDRNIFYEGISPLRHPAPVLENAAAGFNSSYIPSMQMINQLSCGNRGMKFTPQHQLAHAQAQMVEDSDSECASSKYPTLEATKEGEKPRVVVLGSGWAACRFLKGLDTKLYDVVCIAPRNHMVFTPLLASTCVGTLEFRSVAEPVSQIQKALSKDPNSYFFLASCTSIDSDKHEVCCETVDDHGVSHKPYRFKVAYDKLVIASGAEPLTFGIKGVKEHAFFLREVHHAQEIRKKLLLNLMLSENPGISEEEKERLLHCVVIGGGPTGVEFSGELSDFIMRDVRQRYAHVKNYIQVTLIEANEILSSFDVGLREYATKHLTKVGVRLVRGVVKEVHPDKIVLSDGSDVPYGLLVWSTGVGPSEFVKSLNLPKSPGGRVGIDEWLRVPSVEDVFALGDCAGFLEQTGKPVLPALAQVAERQGKYLVQVFNNIGKQNGGKALSAKDISLGDPFVYKHLGSMATVGRYKALVDLRQSKNEKGVSLAGFLSWFIWRSAYLTRVISWRNRFYVAMNWGTTLVFGRDNTRIG is encoded by the exons ATGGCATTGGTAAGGGCTGCAAGGAGTAGCTTAAGGCGTTCCGGAGGTGCAATTGGCAACTATGCAAGTGATAGAAACATATTCTATGAAGGCATTTCACCATTGAGACACCCCGCACCTGTTCTTGAAAATGCTGCAGCAGGTTTCAATTCATCATATATTCCAAGCATGCAGATGATAAATCAATTAAGTTGTGGGAACAGAGGAATGAAGTTTACCCCTCAACATCAGCTTGCACATGCACAAGCTCAAATGGTTGAGGATTCTGATTCAGAGTGTGCAAGCTCCAAGTATCCAACACTTGAAGCAACAAAAGAGGGCGAAAAGCCTAGAGTGGTTGTTCTTGGCTCTGGTTGGGCCGCTTGCAGGTTCCTCAAAGGGCTCGACACTAAGTTGTATGATGTTGTTTGTATAGCACCAAGAAATCATATGGTCTTTACACCTTTGCTTGCATCTACTTGTGTTGGAACATTGGAGTTTCGATCAGTTGCTGAACCAGTTAGCCAGATACAGAAAGCACTGTCAAAGGATCCAAATTCATATTTCTTCCTAGCATCCTGCACCAGTATTGACTCTGATAAACATGAA GTGTGCTGTGAAACTGTTGACGATCATGGAGTCTCTCACAAGCCTTACAGATTTAAAGTTGCATATGACAAGCTTGTCATTGCTTCTGGAGCTGAACCTTTGACCTTCGGCATAAAGGGGGTGAAGGAACATGCCTTCTTTCTCCGTGAAGTACATCATGCCCAAGAAATCAGGAAGAAGCTTCTTTTGAACTTGATGCTCTCAGAAAATCCAG GCATTtcagaagaagagaaagagcgCTTGTTGCACTGTGTTGTGATTGGAGGTGGCCCTACAGGGGTTGAATTCAGTGGGGAACTAAGTGATTTTATCATGAGAGATGTACGCCAACGTTATGCTCATGTCAAAAACTACATTCAAGTAACCCTCATTGAG GCTAATGAGATTTTGTCTTCATTTGATGTTGGATTGCGGGAATATGCCACAAAGCATTTGACCAAG GTTGGTGTCCGACTTGTTAGAGGTGTTGTAAAAGAAGTACATCCAGATAAAATAGTTCTCAGTGATGGAAGTGATGTTCCATATGGCCTTCTCGTATGGTCTACTGGGGTTGGTCCTTCTGAATTTGTTAAATCACTAAATCTTCCCAAGTCTCCTGGTGGAAG GGTTGGAATCGATGAATGGTTGCGAGTTCCTTCTGTAGAAGATGTGTTTGCACTAGGAGATTGTGCTGGTTTTCTTGAACAGACTGGAAAGCCGGTGCTTCCGGCTCTTGCTCAG GTTGCTGAAAGGCAAGGGAAGTATCTTGTTCAAGTGTTCAACAACATTGGGAAACAGAATGGAGGCAAAGCTCTCTCTGCCAAAGACATCTCTTTAGGAGATCCATTTGTTTACAAGCATCTTGGAAGCATGGCAACTGTGGGGCGTTACAAGGCTCTCGTTGATCTCCGCCAATCTAAG AATGAGAAGGGCGTCTCGTTAGCAGGCTTCCTGAGCTGGTTTATTTGGCGCTCTGCATATCTTACTCGAGTTATCAGCTGGAGGAACAGGTTTTATGTGGCTATGAACTGGGGAACAACGTTAGTATTTGGCAGAGATAATACTAGGATAGGATAA
- the LOC132045866 gene encoding endonuclease 1 — protein MLRLTSLSIIFFLCLAFINQSGVEAWSKEGHMMTCRIAQDLLNDEAAHAVKMLLPEYVNGNLSALCAWPDQVRHWYKYRWTSPLHFIDTPDKACNFDYERDCHDQHGVKDMCVAGAIQNFTTQLSHYQEGTSDRRYNMTEALLFLSHFMGDIHQPMHVGFTSDAGGNSIDLRWFRHKSNLHHVWDREIILTAAKDYYAKDVNLLEEDIEGNFTDGIWSDDLASWRECGSLFSCVNKFATESINIACKWGYKDVEAGETLSDDYFNSRLPIVMKRIAQGGVRLAMLLNKVFGDFQEDSVAAT, from the exons ATGTTGAGATTAACTTCATTAAGCATTATTTTCTTTCTCTGTCTTGCTTTTATTAACCAATCTGGTGTTGAAGCATGGAGCAAAGAGGGTCATATGATGACTTGTCGGATCGCCCag GACCTGTTGAATGATGAGGCAGCTCATGCAGTTAAAATGTTGTTGCCGGAATATGTTAACGGCAACTTGTCGGCCCTCTGCGCGTGGCCGGACCAAGTCCGGCATTGGTATAAGTATAGGTGGACAAGCCCTCTACACTTCATTGATACCCCAGATAAAGCTTGCAactttgattatgaaa GGGATTGTCACGATCAACATGGAGTGAAGGATATGTGTGTTGCTGGTGCAATTCAGAACTTTACCACTCAACTCTCCCATTACCAAGAGGGAACTTCTGATCGCCGAT ATAATATGACAGAGGCCTTGTTATTCTTGTCACATTTCATGGGAGATATCCATCAA CCAATGCATGTTGGCTTTACAAGTGATGCAGGAGGAAATAGTATTGATTTGCGCTGGTTTAGGCACAAGTCAAACTTGCACCAT gTATGGGACAGAGAGATCATTCTAACAGCTGCAAAAGACTACTATGCAAAGGATGTAAACCTCCTTGAAGAAGACATTGAAGGAAACTTCACTGAC GGAATTTGGTCTGATGATCTTGCTTCTTGGAGGGAATGTGGCAGTCTCTTTTCTTGTGTGAACAA GTTTGCAACGGAAAGTATAAATATAGCTTGCAAATGGGGATACAAAGATGTTGAAGCTGGGGAAACTTTATCAG ATGATTACTTCAATTCAAGACTCCCAATTGTGATGAAACGCATAGCACAAGGTGGAGTGCGATTAGCCATGCTTCTGAACAAGGTTTTTGGAGATTTTCAAGAAGATTCAGTTGCAGCAACTTAA
- the LOC132045875 gene encoding endonuclease 4-like isoform X2 produces the protein MGGFELKWFVRVVVVLMMVPNILGWGKDGHYVICKIAEEYLTADALAAVKALLPEQAEGDLAAVCSWADHVRFHYHWSSPLHYVDTPDFFCNYKYCRDCHDGYGRMDRCVTGAIYNYSMQLSQGYYDLNSEKYNLTEALMFLSHFVGDVHQPLHCGFIGDLGGNTIIVRWYRRKTNLHHHEWSDDVPSWENCTKMVCPDPYASESIRLACKFAYRNATPGSTLTDDYFLSRLPVVEKRLAQSGVRLAEVLNRIFTKKPSVAAQ, from the exons ATGGGTGGGTTTGAGCTCAAATGGTTTGTAAGAGTAGTTGTTGTTCTAATGATGGTTCCAAATATTCTTGGCTGGGGCAAAGATGGACACTATGTTATCTGTAAAATTGCTGAG GAATATCTAACAGCAGATGCTTTGGCTGCTGTCAAAGCATTACTCCCAGAGCAAGCCGAAGGTGATCTTGCAGCTGTCTGCTCGTGGGCTGATCATGTTCGCTTCCACTACCACTGGAGTTCTCCATTACACTATGTAGATACACCTGATTTCTTCTGCAATTACAAATATTGCC GAGACTGCCATGACGGGTATGGTCGCATGGACAGGTGTGTTACAGGAGCAATATACAACTACTCAATGCAACTATCACAGGGATACTATGATTTGAATTCAGAAAAAT ACAACTTGACTGAAGCACTTATGTTCTTGTCTCATTTTGTTGGTGACGTACATCAG CCTCTTCATTGTGGTTTCATTGGAGATCTTGGTGGAAACACTATAATAGTTCGTTGGTACAGGAGGAAGACTAATTTGCACCAT CATGAATGGTCCGATGATGTTCCATCTTGGGAAAATTGCACGAAGATGGTTTGTCCTGACCC GTATGCTTCTGAAAGTATCCGCTTGGCCTGCAAATTTGCCTACAGAAATGCAACCCCGGGAAGCACTTTAACAG ATGATTACTTCCTCTCTCGGCTTCCTGTTGTGGAGAAGAGGTTGGCTCAAAGTGGGGTCCGCTTGGCTGAAGTTCTCAACCGAATTTTCACTAAAAAACCATCAGTTGCTGCACAATGA
- the LOC132045875 gene encoding endonuclease 4-like isoform X1, with the protein MGGFELKWFVRVVVVLMMVPNILGWGKDGHYVICKIAEEYLTADALAAVKALLPEQAEGDLAAVCSWADHVRFHYHWSSPLHYVDTPDFFCNYKYCRDCHDGYGRMDRCVTGAIYNYSMQLSQGYYDLNSEKYNLTEALMFLSHFVGDVHQPLHCGFIGDLGGNTIIVRWYRRKTNLHHVWDTMIIESALKTYYKRDLMLMTQALLRNITHEWSDDVPSWENCTKMVCPDPYASESIRLACKFAYRNATPGSTLTDDYFLSRLPVVEKRLAQSGVRLAEVLNRIFTKKPSVAAQ; encoded by the exons ATGGGTGGGTTTGAGCTCAAATGGTTTGTAAGAGTAGTTGTTGTTCTAATGATGGTTCCAAATATTCTTGGCTGGGGCAAAGATGGACACTATGTTATCTGTAAAATTGCTGAG GAATATCTAACAGCAGATGCTTTGGCTGCTGTCAAAGCATTACTCCCAGAGCAAGCCGAAGGTGATCTTGCAGCTGTCTGCTCGTGGGCTGATCATGTTCGCTTCCACTACCACTGGAGTTCTCCATTACACTATGTAGATACACCTGATTTCTTCTGCAATTACAAATATTGCC GAGACTGCCATGACGGGTATGGTCGCATGGACAGGTGTGTTACAGGAGCAATATACAACTACTCAATGCAACTATCACAGGGATACTATGATTTGAATTCAGAAAAAT ACAACTTGACTGAAGCACTTATGTTCTTGTCTCATTTTGTTGGTGACGTACATCAG CCTCTTCATTGTGGTTTCATTGGAGATCTTGGTGGAAACACTATAATAGTTCGTTGGTACAGGAGGAAGACTAATTTGCACCAT GTATGGGATACCATGATTATTGAATCTGCATTAAAGACATACTACAAACGTGACCTCATGTTAATGACACAAGCTCTTCTGAGAAACATCACT CATGAATGGTCCGATGATGTTCCATCTTGGGAAAATTGCACGAAGATGGTTTGTCCTGACCC GTATGCTTCTGAAAGTATCCGCTTGGCCTGCAAATTTGCCTACAGAAATGCAACCCCGGGAAGCACTTTAACAG ATGATTACTTCCTCTCTCGGCTTCCTGTTGTGGAGAAGAGGTTGGCTCAAAGTGGGGTCCGCTTGGCTGAAGTTCTCAACCGAATTTTCACTAAAAAACCATCAGTTGCTGCACAATGA
- the LOC132047772 gene encoding uncharacterized protein LOC132047772, whose amino-acid sequence MAGSKSRTRKLVQVPRQKGSLSNFNNLPDNLLIEILIRLPSSKQAIRCKLTTSGFRVSPGSTRSLCIVASCDDLILCSDRSNYFICNILTRQWTVLPPNCPRKLGIGFLIEPNCVDNARYQVLQYFYNDNSGIYGEIFSSEQGQWTRFVVASPRTLNYLGRITSLIACGRMLYGLNYKSNVRADFVLAFDPFTNDPAQILHIIDLPLEARDIHGLLCSKLGVCQGRLLFAQVIDQPSRYPCISVWELEDYTMGKWTLVHKRIPTIKASRVPKLRRDTKHLVSVLAFHPYNEDLVCLRVGNYHVVMYNIRTDKVESSTHTLKLPGLPQVIGTNNDGLLMLPITQKWWPTPVRKSL is encoded by the exons ATGGCAGGTTCAAAGAGTAGAACACGCAAGTTGGTGCAGGTTCCTCGCCAGAAGGGTTCGCTATCTAATTTCAACAATCTGCCAGACAACCTCCTTATTGAAATCCTCATTAGACTACCAAGCAGCAAACAAGCAATTCGATGCAAATTG ACAACGAGTGGATTTAGGGTTTCTCCCGGGTCGACCCGATCACTTTGCATAGTAGCATCCTGTGATGACCTTATTTTATGCTCTGATAGAAGTAATTACTTCATCTGTAATATCCTCACTAGGCAATGGACTGTTCTTCCCCCTAATTGCCCGCGAAAATTGGGTATTGGTTTCTTGATTGAGCCTAATTGTGTGGATAATGCTCGATACCAGGTGTTACAATATTTTTATAATGATAATTCTGGGATTTATGGTGAGATTTTTTCGTCTGAGCAAGGACAATGGACCAGGTTTGTTGTTGCATCTCCGCGCACTTTGAATTACTTAGGGAGAATTACTTCACTTATTGCTTGTGGACGGATGTTATATGGATTGAATTATAAGAGTAACGTTCGAGCTGACTTTGTTCTGGCATTTGATCCATTCACAAATGATCCTGCACAAATTCTACACATTATTGATTTACCACTTGAGGCTCGTGATATTCATGGCTTGTTGTGTTCTAAATTGGGAGTGTGTCAAGGTCGTCTACTGTTTGCTCAAGTAATTGATCAACCAAGCCGATACCCTTGTATAAGTGTATGGGAGCTTGAGGATTACACAATGGGGAAATGGACGTTGGTGCACAAGAGAATCCCTACAATCAAAGCGTCAAGAGTCCCAAAATTACGTCGTGATACCAAACATTTGGTTTCTGTACTAGCTTTTCACCCATATAATGAGGATCTTGTATGTCTTCGTGTAGGTAATTATCACGTTGTGATGTACAATATACGAACAGATAAAGTGGAAAGCTCTACTCATACATTGAAGCTGCCGGGTTTGCCACAAGTAATAGGAACAAACAATGATGGGTTACTAATGTTACCAATTACCCAAAAATGGTGGCCAACACCAGTAAGAAAATCCCTTTAA
- the LOC132048215 gene encoding uncharacterized protein LOC132048215 → MADSKSRKRKLLRVPRKKGSLSIFNNLTDELLNEILIRLPSCKQAIRCKLVCKRWFSLITSDYFVTTSVHHHRNKDETILPFTLLLHDRENNSVEYVECPKRKRGLSSSHVDLGFLPDKICLEASYGDLILCYDGRNYSICNILTRQWIILPPSRLGISGGIGFLVEPNCVDNVPYKVLKYSFRDEYRIDVEIFSSEQGRWTRFVVTSPRRLNYLKSNTPLIACGRMLYRLPYRSCDHMPANFVMAFDPFTNDPAQIVHIIDLPFETRDERTLLLCGQYDFLVSSTLGVCRGRLRFAQVAEKYGLFLSVWELEDYRMGKWTLVHKSLSRQRLGSVLAFHPNNEDLICSRIGDYRVVVYNLRTGKVESFTYPRILKLPNSPSSDALQVLPITQKWWPTPVRGASYQE, encoded by the coding sequence ATGGCAGATTCAAAGAGCAGAAAACGCAAGTTGCTGCGGGTTCCTCGCAAGAAGGGTTCGCTATCTATTTTCAATAATCTGACTGACGAACTCCTTAATGAAATCCTCATTAGACTACCAAGTTGCAAACAAGCAATTCGATGCAAATTGGTTTGCAAACGCTGGTTTTCCCTAATCACCTCCGATTACTTCGTGACTACCTCTGTCCACCACCATCGAAATAAGGATGAAACTATTCTCCCCTTTACTCTTCTTTTACATGATCGGGAAAATAATAGTGTAGAGTATGTAGAGTGCCCCAAACGGAAACGTGGTTTATCATCAAGCCATGTGGATTTAGGGTTTCTGCCGGATAAAATATGCTTAGAAGCATCCTATGGTGACTTAATTTTATGCTATGATGGAAGAAATTACTCTATCTGTAATATTCTGACTAGGCAATGGATTATTCTTCCCCCTTCCCGTTTAGGTATTAGTGGTGGTATTGGTTTCTTGGTTGAGCCTAATTGTGTGGATAATGTTCCATACAAGGTgttaaaatattcttttcgtGATGAATATAGGATTGACGTTGAGATTTTTTCGTCTGAGCAAGGAAGATGGACCAGATTTGTTGTTACATCTCCGCGCCGTTTGAATTACTTAAAGAGCAACACTCCACTTATTGCTTGTGGACGGATGTTATATAGATTGCCTTATAGGAGTTGTGACCATATGCCGGCTAACTTTGTTATGGCATTTGATCCATTCACAAATGATCCTGCACAAATTGTACACATTATTGATTTACCATTTGAGACTCGTGATGAACGTACCTTATTGTTATGCGGTCAATATGATTTCTTAGTGTCTTCTACATTGGGGGTGTGTCGAGGTCGTCTACGGTTTGCTCAAGTAGCTGAAAAATATGGTTTATTCCTAAGTGTATGGGAGCTTGAGGATTACAGAATGGGGAAATGGACATTGGTGCACAAGAGCTTAAGCAGACAACGACTAGGATCTGTGCTAGCTTTTCACCCAAATAATGAGGATCTTATATGTTCTCGTATAGGTGATTATCGCGTTGTCGTGTACAATTTACGAACGGGTAAAGTGGAAAGCTTTACCTACCCTCGTATACTCAAGCTGCCGAATTCGCCAAGCAGTGATGCATTACAAGTATTACCAATTACACAAAAATGGTGGCCAACACCAGTAAGAGGAGCTTCCTATCAGGAGTGA